A single genomic interval of Rhinatrema bivittatum chromosome 12, aRhiBiv1.1, whole genome shotgun sequence harbors:
- the PPP1R15B gene encoding protein phosphatase 1 regulatory subunit 15B, whose protein sequence is MNPQADRPGQQPRGSWWLKLLAQLCRPLLERLAPSRWLQQALMGWAQLVGRLLPAAALREDEPQDKESLQRCLGSEAASHCFLAVSKDAELILNQLKKLEEATLDGQMNNMVFHVLGPSTAKAQYFNCVGPGFTLCGDLDALPEALAKMNLEGRTLFKSDFPQVLSLDNPRFAAQGEGRNACKEGIPEIHHIRMKRLEFLQQQSRVEVMPTPDQDHGYCSLEEGHNIKVLLKGANPPFSKEMGGTPFVEVAFPEQGGLEDKMSKMPFACGEDCSTYAEEITELSKHISDQPSQGSPNNFQTCDEAVEGEMWVADNCEGDEDVQMPTRPVCNNKLIEYILGAPCSDEEDTSSDSGEDWGEEEEEEADEDDGFNSESTLSDSDSRNKDHESLHLWNSFYSVDPYDPHNFTARIQTSTCVEDASVLEEDVSDEDSSGCESPPGCEEVSDSEESADEAENLKLWNSFSNCEDPYNPLHFKATFQTAARKHPGCHSMDKQTNSQCCVILPYRVQPERSHESGILNTAQHGVPSQETGTLTKRKKVTFLDRITEYYVSKEEDRKGPWEEFARDRCRFQKRIQETEAAIGHCLSTEHRQKIWDQLQEKGCS, encoded by the exons ATGAACCCGCAGGCTGACAGGCCCGGCCAGCAGCCCCGGGGGAGCTGGTGGCTGAAGCTGCTGGCCCAGCTGTGCCGGCCGCTGCTGGAGCGCCTGGCGCCGAGCCGCTGGCTGCAGCAGGCGCTGATGGGCTGGGCGCAGCTCGTGGGCCGGCTGCTCCCGGCCGCAGCCTTGCGGGAGGACGAGCCGCAAGACAAGGAGAGCCTGCAGCGCTGCCTGGGCTCGGAGGCCGCCTCCCATTGCTTCCTCGCTGTTTCCAAGGATGCCGAGCTCATCCTGAATCAGCTGAAAAAGCTAGAGGAGGCGACCCTCGACGGACAGATGAACAATATGGTCTTCCATGTTTTAGGGCCCAGCACTGCGAAAGCGCAGTATTTCAACTGCGTAGGACCGGGGTTCACCCTGTGCGGTGATCTGGACGCCCTCCCGGAGGCCCTGGCCAAAATGAACCTGGAAGGACGGACACTGTTTAAAAGTGATTTTCCACAGGTTTTGAGCTTAGACAATCCTAGATTTGCTGCACAAGGCGAGGGTAGAAATGCTTGTAAAGAGGGGATACCAGAAATTCACCACATCAGAATGAAACGCCTAGAATTTTTACAGCAACAGAGCAGGGTGGAAGTAATGCCCACACCAGACCAGGATCATGGTTACTGCAGTTTGGAAGAAGGGCACAACATAAAAGTTCTGCTGAAGGGTGCTAATCCTCCCTTTTCTAAGGAAATGGGTGGCACCCCATTTGTAGAGGTTGCTTTCCCAGAACAGGGTGGTCTGGAGGATAAAATGAGCAAAATGCCATTTGCCTGTGGAGAGGATTGTTCTACCTATGCAGAAGAAATAACAGAATTATCAAAACACATCTCTGATCAGCCAAGCCAGGGATCTCCTAATAATTTTCAAACCTGTGATGAGGCTGTGGAAGGAGAGATGTGGGTTGCAGATAACTGTGAGGGTGATGAAGATGTACAAATGCCTACAAGACCTGTGTGCAACAATAAATTGATTGAATATATTTTGGGGGCTCCCTGTAGCGATGAGGAAGATACCAGTTCAGATTCTGGAGAAgactggggggaggaggaggaggaggaggcagatgaGGATGATGGTTTTAATAGTGAAAGCACCCTGTCAGACTCTGACAGTAGAAACAAGGACCATGAAAGCCTGCATCTTTGGAACTCATTTTACAGTGTAGATCCTTATGATCCCCATAACTTTACAGCAAGAATTCAGACTTCTACATGTGTAGAAGATGCATCTGTATTAGAAGAGGATGTGTCTGATGAGGACTCCTCAGGGTGTGAAAGCCCTCCTGGTTGTGAGGAGGTCAGTGATTCTGAGGAAAGTGCAGATGAGGCTGAGAACCTGAAACTTTGGAATTCTTTCAGTAACTGTGAGGATCCCTATAATCCCTTACACTTTAAAGCCACATTTCAGACTGCAGCAAGGAAGCACCCAGGCTGTCATTCCATGGACAAACAGACTAATTCTCAGTGTTGTGTTATCTTGCCCTACCGGGTGCAGCCAGAAAGAAGCCACGAAAGTGGTATCCTGAACACTGCCCAACATGGGGTTCCTTCCCAAGAAACTGGTACACTTACGAAGCGGAAAAAG GTAACATTCCTTGATAGAATTACTGAATACTATGTCAGCAAAGAGGAGGATCGGAAGGGTCCCTGGGAGGAATTTGCTCGAGACAGATGCAGGTTCCAGAAACGTATTCAAGAAACAGAAGCAGCAATTGGACACTGCTTGTCAACAGAACATCGACAGAAAATATGGGACCAATTGCAGGAGAAGGGCTGCAGCTAA